In Oncorhynchus keta strain PuntledgeMale-10-30-2019 chromosome 19, Oket_V2, whole genome shotgun sequence, a single genomic region encodes these proteins:
- the trim54 gene encoding tripartite motif-containing protein 54, with amino-acid sequence MNFALGYKPGQLGESSTMDNLEKQLICPICLEMFTKPVVILPCQHNLCRKCANDVFQAANPLWQSRGSKSMSTRGRFRCPSCRHEAVLDRHGVYGLQRNLLVENIIDIYKQEESSRPLNPTKVEQQQLMCEEHDEEKINIYCLSCETPTCSMCKVFGQHKDCEVAPLQNVYKRQKTELSDGIAILVAGNDRIQALLSQMEETCRSIQENGRRQKQSLCDKFDGLYAILEERKKELVGMISRQQDDKLDYIRSLMRRHGDHLEGAVKLVETAIQSMEEPQMAVFLQSIKDIFKQISTTAKVSSMECPEPGYESMAHFVINTANVADMLRTIDFNTVRASGFQEKDGEDGYDLGFSSQERTT; translated from the exons ATGAACTTTGCACTGGGCTACAAACCTGGGCAACTCGGGGAGTCTAGCACCATGGATAACTTGGAGAAGCAGCTCATCTGCCCCATCTGCCTGGAGATGTTCACCAAGCCTGTGGTCATACTGCCCTGCCAGCACAACCTCTGCAGGAAGTGTGCCAATGACGTCTTCCAG gcTGCCAACCCCCTGTGGCAGTCTCGGGGGTCCAAGTCCATGTCCACAAGGGGTCGTTTCCGCTGCCCATCATGTCGTCATGAGGCAGTGTTGGACCGCCATGGTGTGTATGGCCTACAGAGGAACCTGCTAGTAGAGAACATCATAGACATCTACAAACAAGAAGAGTCCAGCag GCCCCTGAACCCCACCAAggtggagcagcagcagctgatGTGTGAGGAGCATGACGAGGAGAAGATCAACATCTACTGCCTGAGCTGTGAGACGCCCACCTGCTCAATGTGTAAAGTGTTTGGCCAGCACAAGGACTGTGAGGTGGCCCCCCTGCAGAATGTCTACAAGAGACAGAAG ACGGAGCTGAGTGACGGCATCGCCATCTTGGTGGCTGGGAACGACCGTATCCAGGCCCTCCTCTCTCAGATGGAGGAGACCTGCAGGTCTATCCAG GAGAATGGCCGTCGTCAGAAGCAGAGTCTGTGTGATAAGTTTGACGGGCTGTATGCCAtcctggaggagaggaagaaggagttGGTGGGTATGATCAGCCGCCAGCAGGATGACAAGCTGGACTACATCCGCTCCCTCATGCGTCGCCACGGAGACCACCTGGAGGGAGCCGTCAAGCTGGTGGAGACAGCCATCCAGTCCATGGAGGAACCACAGATGGCCGTGTTCTTACAG AGCATCAAGGATATATTTAAACA GATCAGCACCACTGCCAAGGTGTCCAGTATGGAATGTCCAGAGCCGGGCTACGAGAGCATGGCCCATTTTGTCATCAACACAGCAAATGTGGCAGACATGCTGAGGACCATTGACTTCAACACAGTTAGGGCCTCAG GTTTCCAGGAAAAGGACGGGGAGGATGGTTATGATCTGG GTTTTTCCAGTCAAGAAAGGACTACTTAA
- the LOC118397804 gene encoding UI-like: protein MKPVPLVLLLATVLLTSHIPPSVSRPQDPAMFNGHGYKSQLDEVFQKAGDAVSYLIGENILRYLQRNPRLQTGFPPQFPFEVTPLGSRGLGQLARSFPPFEQQRAPEEVNSLEDFVELTKRNDDPPISIDLTFHLLRNMIEMARIESQKEQAELNRKYLDEVGK from the coding sequence ATGAAGCCTGTCCCCCTGGTCCTGCTCCTTGCCACTGTTCTCCTCACCTCTCACATCCCCCCCAGTGTTAGTCGACCACAGGACCCAGCCATGTTCAACGGCCACGGCTACAAGAGTCAGCTGGACGAGGTGTTCCAGAAGGCTGGCGACGCAGTTTCCTACCTTATCGGAGAAAATATACTGCGTTATTTGCAGAGAAATCCCCGGTTGCAAACAGGTTTCCCGCCACAGTTTCCCTTTGAGGTGACGCCCCTAGGCTCGAGGGGTCTTGGTCAGCTGGCGCGCAGTTTTCCGCCCTTTGAGCAGCAGCGCGCGCCTGAGGAGGTTAACAGCCTGGAAGACTTCGTGGAATTGACCAAGAGAAACGACGATCCACCGATCTCCATCGACCTCACTTTCCACCTGCTGAGAAATATGATCGAAATGGCGCGGATCGAGAGCCAGAAGGAGCAAGCAGAGTTGAACCGCAAGTATCTAGATGAAGTTGGAAAGTGA